One Streptosporangium sp. NBC_01495 DNA window includes the following coding sequences:
- a CDS encoding transglycosylase domain-containing protein, with translation MSGRGTKIVRLAAAGAAVGVLVAGIALPAVGGAGLGFMSVTSEVDLRPEDLTEPPPAEVTIMQDAKGNEIARFYEEYREVVKLDEVAEIMKTAIISIEDYRFYQHGAIDLEGTIRAFAKNLSAGGVSQGGSSITQQYVKQVLLNSASSDEEKDKALEASYARKLNELRHAMAVEEKYSKDEILEKYLNIAYFGASAYGVEAAAKRFFGVPAADLTLPQAATLAGAVQDPNATDPNLGRKHRDRLLKRRNVVLDRMAELGKITPAEAAKAKAAKLGYKGTKLPGGCESSKYPYFCIYARNEVLKNPAFGKTAKARGEFLNRGGLTIRTTLDPAMQAAADRAIRKWVHPSDNPAAAEALVQPGTGAIKAMAASRTYGRSKARNEMSYNLVADAAHGGGVGFQAGSTFKTFTLLTALEQGMKVNDGFTAGAGFRASGYSAFKNCKGENIGDPGWTVTNDEGAPGWKTLQTGTWGSVNTFFMELEQRVGLCETIKTARSLGIHRSDGLKLLEFSTFTLGTNEMDPVTVANAYASIGARGKYCAPMAITRITDRNGEVTAYKPKCRQELDPEVADAAADVLSGVFTKGTMRLVGGIGRDAAGKTGTTDDYASAWFAGFTPDLAGAVSIGDPRGSRDHRLTGVTIGGRYYGAVAGATLPGPIWKDTMIGALKSVPPASFTPIDSARFGGCSQDCRPAPRPTDGDVSAATRRG, from the coding sequence CGGGGGACGAAGATCGTACGACTCGCCGCCGCGGGCGCGGCGGTGGGCGTGCTCGTGGCGGGGATCGCGTTGCCAGCCGTGGGGGGCGCGGGCCTCGGCTTCATGTCGGTGACCAGCGAGGTGGACCTCAGACCTGAGGATCTCACCGAGCCGCCGCCGGCGGAGGTCACGATCATGCAGGACGCCAAGGGCAACGAGATCGCGCGGTTCTACGAGGAGTATCGCGAGGTCGTGAAGCTCGACGAGGTCGCCGAGATCATGAAGACGGCGATCATCTCGATCGAGGACTACCGGTTCTACCAGCACGGTGCGATCGATCTTGAGGGCACGATCCGCGCGTTCGCCAAGAACCTGAGCGCGGGCGGGGTGAGCCAGGGCGGCTCCAGTATCACCCAGCAGTACGTCAAGCAGGTCCTGCTCAACTCCGCCTCCAGCGACGAGGAGAAGGACAAGGCGCTGGAGGCCAGTTACGCGCGCAAGCTGAACGAGTTGCGGCACGCGATGGCGGTGGAGGAGAAGTACTCCAAGGACGAGATCTTGGAGAAGTATCTGAACATCGCCTATTTCGGGGCGAGTGCCTATGGGGTGGAGGCGGCGGCCAAGCGGTTCTTCGGTGTGCCCGCGGCCGACCTCACCCTGCCGCAGGCGGCGACGCTGGCGGGCGCGGTGCAGGACCCCAACGCCACCGACCCCAACCTGGGCAGGAAGCATCGGGATCGGTTGCTGAAGCGGCGCAACGTGGTGCTGGACCGGATGGCGGAGCTGGGCAAGATCACCCCGGCCGAGGCGGCGAAGGCGAAGGCCGCCAAGCTCGGCTACAAGGGGACGAAGCTGCCCGGCGGGTGTGAGTCCAGCAAGTACCCGTACTTCTGCATCTACGCCCGCAACGAGGTGTTGAAGAATCCCGCGTTCGGCAAGACGGCCAAGGCGCGGGGGGAGTTCCTCAATCGTGGCGGTCTGACGATCAGGACCACGCTGGATCCGGCCATGCAGGCGGCGGCGGACCGGGCGATCAGGAAGTGGGTCCACCCCTCCGACAACCCGGCGGCGGCCGAGGCGCTGGTCCAGCCGGGTACCGGGGCGATCAAGGCCATGGCGGCCAGCCGGACCTACGGGCGCAGCAAGGCCAGGAACGAGATGTCCTACAACCTGGTCGCGGACGCCGCGCACGGCGGCGGCGTCGGTTTCCAGGCGGGCTCGACGTTCAAGACGTTCACGTTGCTCACCGCGCTGGAGCAGGGCATGAAGGTCAACGACGGGTTCACCGCCGGGGCCGGTTTCCGCGCCTCGGGGTACTCGGCGTTCAAGAACTGCAAGGGCGAGAACATCGGCGACCCGGGCTGGACGGTCACCAACGACGAGGGCGCTCCGGGGTGGAAGACCCTGCAGACCGGCACCTGGGGGTCGGTGAACACGTTCTTCATGGAGCTGGAGCAGCGCGTCGGGCTCTGTGAGACGATCAAGACCGCGAGATCGCTGGGCATCCACCGCTCCGACGGGCTCAAGCTCCTGGAGTTCTCGACGTTCACGCTGGGCACCAACGAGATGGACCCGGTGACGGTGGCCAACGCCTACGCCTCGATCGGCGCGCGTGGCAAGTACTGCGCGCCGATGGCGATCACCCGGATCACCGACAGGAACGGTGAGGTCACCGCCTACAAGCCCAAGTGCCGCCAGGAGCTCGACCCCGAGGTCGCCGACGCGGCGGCCGACGTGCTGTCGGGGGTGTTCACCAAGGGCACGATGCGGCTCGTCGGTGGCATCGGCCGCGACGCGGCCGGCAAGACCGGCACCACCGATGACTACGCGTCCGCGTGGTTCGCCGGGTTCACCCCGGACCTGGCCGGCGCGGTCAGCATCGGCGACCCGCGCGGCTCGCGGGACCACAGGCTGACCGGCGTCACGATCGGCGGCCGGTACTACGGGGCGGTGGCCGGGGCCACCCTTCCCGGGCCGATCTGGAAGGACACGATGATCGGCGCGTTGAAGAGTGTGCCGCCGGCGTCGTTCACGCCCATCGACTCGGCCCGCTTCGGAGGGTGTTCCCAGGACTGCCGGCCCGCACCGCGGCCCACGGACGGCGACGTCAGTGCGGCGACTCGAAGGGGTTGA
- a CDS encoding type II toxin-antitoxin system VapC family toxin, which produces MGIGYLLDTNVVSEVRKRSGSSHVRDWIGGAHGPTLYLSSLTVGEIRCGVELRRRRDPEQATILERWLHGLHRQFGDRIVPVTSEVAEEWGRLNAIRPLPTTDGLIAATARVNGWTLVSRNVKDFEGTGVSVVNPFESPH; this is translated from the coding sequence ATGGGCATCGGCTATCTCCTCGACACGAATGTGGTCTCCGAGGTTCGCAAGCGAAGCGGAAGTTCTCACGTCAGGGACTGGATAGGTGGGGCTCACGGGCCCACGCTCTATCTCAGCAGCCTGACGGTCGGTGAGATCCGCTGCGGAGTCGAGCTCCGCCGACGCAGGGATCCCGAGCAGGCGACGATTCTGGAACGCTGGCTTCACGGACTTCACCGGCAGTTCGGTGATCGCATCGTTCCCGTCACCTCGGAGGTCGCGGAGGAGTGGGGACGGCTGAACGCCATCCGCCCGCTTCCGACGACGGACGGCCTGATCGCCGCGACGGCCAGGGTGAACGGGTGGACGCTGGTGAGCAGGAACGTCAAGGACTTCGAGGGCACGGGCGTGTCCGTGGTCAACCCCTTCGAGTCGCCGCACTGA